Proteins found in one Nevskia ramosa DSM 11499 genomic segment:
- a CDS encoding MBL fold metallo-hydrolase, with translation MFPAKLPAVIDYPDSISCIDTEQQRTGLACCYLVQAGNQYAFIECGTSLSVPGLKAVLAERGIGLDQIAYVIPTHVHLDHAGGVGLLMKDCPNAKLVVHPRGARHLIDPSALIAGATAVYGPENMAAMYGEILPVAEERVIVADDNYVLDFNGRKLTFIDSPGHARHHFSIWDAQSRGWFTGDTFGLSYRLFDGPNGPYLMPTTTPVQFEPEAWLKTISRYLAADPAYMFLTHYGRVDNVAQLAADLGGGIAMYQSIALHLADAPDRHARIYEALMLYSLEELAANASPVTDDVAREWLAFDIELNTQGLEVWLDKQKPKPAA, from the coding sequence ATGTTCCCCGCCAAGCTTCCGGCTGTCATCGATTACCCCGACAGCATCAGCTGCATCGACACCGAGCAGCAGCGCACCGGTCTTGCTTGCTGCTACTTGGTGCAGGCAGGCAACCAGTACGCATTCATCGAATGTGGCACTTCGCTGTCGGTGCCCGGTTTGAAGGCGGTGCTTGCCGAGCGTGGCATCGGGCTTGATCAAATCGCCTATGTGATCCCGACCCATGTCCATCTCGATCACGCCGGTGGCGTCGGCCTGTTGATGAAGGACTGCCCGAACGCGAAGCTGGTGGTGCATCCGCGCGGTGCCCGGCATCTGATCGATCCGTCGGCGCTGATCGCCGGGGCGACGGCGGTCTACGGTCCCGAGAACATGGCGGCGATGTATGGCGAAATCCTGCCGGTGGCGGAGGAGCGCGTGATTGTTGCCGACGACAACTACGTGCTCGATTTCAACGGCCGCAAGCTGACCTTCATCGATTCGCCTGGTCATGCCCGCCACCACTTCTCGATCTGGGATGCCCAGAGCCGGGGCTGGTTCACCGGCGATACCTTCGGCCTGTCGTATCGCCTGTTCGATGGCCCGAACGGCCCGTATCTGATGCCGACGACGACGCCGGTGCAGTTCGAGCCGGAGGCCTGGCTGAAGACCATCAGCCGCTATCTCGCGGCCGATCCGGCGTACATGTTCCTGACGCACTATGGGCGCGTCGACAACGTCGCGCAATTGGCGGCAGACCTCGGCGGCGGTATCGCCATGTATCAGAGCATCGCCCTGCATCTGGCCGATGCGCCGGATCGTCATGCGCGCATCTACGAAGCGCTGATGCTCTATTCGCTCGAAGAACTGGCGGCGAACGCCTCGCCAGTGACCGACGACGTGGCCCGCGAATGGCTGGCCTTCGACATCGAGCTGAACACCCAGGGCCTGGAAGTCTGGCTCGACAAGCAGAAGCCCAAGCCGGCGGCCTGA
- a CDS encoding HAD family hydrolase, which yields MSFKALTLDLDDTLWPIAPTIQAAEAAANAWFAEHAPVVLEAWNEGGRLLLRNRVVAAFPNQRHDLGFLRREMFRQMLADCGLDDRRAAEVYEVFIAERQRVTLYPGALAALEKLAARYPLAAVSNGNADLARIGLDQHFRFSLSAGEHGAAKPDPGIYLAACKRLGIDAGEVLHVGDDPHTDVLGARRAGLRAAWINAEGTPWEHDEHAPEIEAASFAELVERLLLR from the coding sequence ATGTCGTTCAAGGCCCTGACGCTCGATCTCGACGACACGCTATGGCCGATCGCGCCGACCATCCAGGCCGCCGAAGCAGCCGCCAATGCCTGGTTCGCCGAGCACGCGCCGGTGGTGCTCGAAGCCTGGAACGAAGGCGGCCGGCTGCTGCTGCGCAACCGCGTTGTCGCCGCGTTTCCGAATCAGCGTCACGACCTCGGTTTCCTGCGTCGCGAGATGTTCCGGCAGATGCTCGCCGACTGCGGCCTCGACGACCGCCGCGCGGCCGAGGTCTACGAGGTGTTCATCGCCGAACGCCAGCGCGTGACGCTGTATCCAGGCGCCCTCGCCGCGCTGGAAAAGCTGGCCGCGCGCTATCCGCTGGCTGCGGTTTCCAATGGCAATGCCGATCTGGCCCGGATCGGCCTGGACCAGCATTTCCGCTTCTCGCTGTCGGCCGGCGAGCACGGCGCCGCCAAGCCGGATCCGGGCATCTATCTCGCCGCCTGCAAGCGCCTGGGCATCGATGCCGGCGAGGTATTGCATGTCGGGGACGATCCGCACACCGATGTGCTCGGTGCCCGCCGTGCCGGGCTGCGCGCCGCCTGGATCAATGCTGAGGGCACGCCTTGGGAGCATGACGAGCACGCACCCGAGATCGAAGCGGCATCGTTTGCCGAGTTGGTCGAGCGCCTGCTGCTGCGTTGA
- a CDS encoding molybdopterin oxidoreductase family protein, whose translation MSTAKMPADAANDVRVHHRACNLCEAICGLEIRVAGGEILSIRPDDADPLSLGHICPKAVALKDLYEDGDRLRKPLRRTESGWQEMTWDEAFDLVADRLCSIVEQHGGDAVANYLGNPTVHNYGGLTHGPRFLGTIKTRNRFSATSVDQLPHQLLAYWMYGHQLLVPIADIDRTDYLLVLGANPMASNGSLMTVPAFPKRLKALQARGGRMVVLDPRRSETAEVADEHLFIRPGTDAAFLAGLLKVIDNDNLGHPGKLAAMEDGLEVALADIGALDLDKLAAHCGISTETIQRIAREFATAPRAAAYGRMGVSTQQHGTLCQWLIQLLNIVTGNLDREGGAMFTRPAVDLVDNPTSRPGSFGRWKSRVRGLPEFGGELPVAALAEEILTEGEGQVRALITVAGNPVLSTPNGTQLDRALDSLAFMVAVDFYLNETTRHADVILPPTCTLEHDHYDLIFHTFAVRNTARYSEALFERPADARHDWEIFEALGDRIAQRLGTKRAPHPRPDQVIDMGLRIGPYGGMKKHPLNLSLAALKAAPHGVDLGALEPCLPERLANPGKFILCAPPEMIAALAVFASELDDAQPAALSLIGRRHVRSNNSWMHNSQRLVKGPVRNHLLMHPDDLAAHGLADGAMVRVASRVGAVDVIVEASDTMLPGVVSLPHGWGHDRSGTRIGIAEAHAGVSPNDLTDELRLDTVCGNAALNGVPVTVIAA comes from the coding sequence ATGAGCACAGCCAAGATGCCAGCCGATGCAGCCAACGACGTCCGCGTTCACCACCGCGCCTGCAATCTCTGCGAAGCGATCTGCGGCCTGGAGATCCGGGTTGCCGGCGGCGAGATCCTGTCGATCCGCCCCGACGATGCCGATCCGCTGTCGCTGGGCCACATCTGCCCGAAAGCGGTGGCGCTGAAAGACCTGTACGAGGACGGTGATCGTCTGCGCAAGCCACTCCGCCGTACCGAATCCGGCTGGCAGGAAATGACCTGGGACGAGGCTTTCGATCTGGTTGCCGACCGCCTGTGCAGCATCGTCGAGCAGCATGGTGGCGATGCGGTCGCCAACTATCTCGGCAACCCGACCGTGCACAACTACGGCGGCCTGACTCACGGCCCGCGCTTCCTCGGCACGATCAAGACCAGGAACCGCTTCTCCGCGACTTCAGTCGATCAACTGCCGCATCAGCTGCTCGCCTACTGGATGTACGGCCATCAGCTGCTGGTACCGATCGCCGACATCGATCGCACCGACTATCTGCTGGTGCTTGGCGCCAATCCGATGGCGTCCAACGGCAGCCTGATGACGGTGCCGGCATTCCCGAAACGCCTGAAAGCGCTGCAGGCGCGCGGCGGCCGCATGGTGGTGCTCGATCCACGCCGCTCGGAAACCGCCGAGGTCGCCGACGAGCATCTGTTCATTCGCCCGGGTACCGATGCCGCGTTCCTCGCCGGCCTTCTGAAAGTCATCGACAACGACAACCTCGGCCATCCCGGCAAGCTGGCGGCGATGGAAGATGGGCTGGAAGTGGCGCTGGCCGATATCGGCGCGCTCGATCTCGACAAGCTTGCTGCCCACTGCGGGATCAGCACCGAAACCATCCAGCGCATCGCCCGTGAATTCGCCACCGCACCCCGCGCGGCTGCCTATGGCCGCATGGGCGTGTCGACGCAGCAGCACGGCACCCTGTGCCAATGGCTGATCCAGTTGCTGAACATTGTCACCGGCAATCTCGACCGCGAGGGCGGGGCGATGTTCACGCGTCCGGCGGTCGATCTGGTCGACAACCCGACCTCGCGGCCCGGCAGCTTCGGCCGCTGGAAAAGTCGCGTGCGCGGCCTGCCGGAGTTCGGTGGCGAGTTGCCGGTCGCGGCGCTGGCGGAAGAAATCCTCACGGAAGGTGAGGGACAAGTCCGCGCCCTGATCACGGTGGCCGGCAACCCGGTGCTGTCGACGCCGAACGGCACCCAGCTGGATCGCGCGCTGGACTCGCTGGCGTTCATGGTCGCCGTCGATTTCTATCTGAACGAAACCACGCGTCACGCCGACGTGATCCTGCCGCCGACCTGCACCCTGGAGCACGATCACTACGACCTGATCTTCCATACGTTCGCCGTGCGCAACACCGCGCGCTATAGCGAAGCGTTGTTCGAGCGGCCGGCCGATGCGCGGCACGATTGGGAGATCTTCGAAGCGCTGGGTGATCGCATCGCCCAGCGGCTGGGAACCAAGCGAGCGCCACATCCGCGGCCCGATCAGGTCATCGACATGGGCCTGCGCATCGGCCCATACGGCGGTATGAAGAAGCATCCGCTGAACCTGTCGCTGGCGGCATTGAAAGCCGCGCCGCACGGCGTCGATCTCGGCGCGCTGGAACCTTGCCTGCCGGAGCGGCTGGCCAATCCAGGCAAGTTCATCTTGTGCGCGCCGCCGGAAATGATCGCGGCACTCGCGGTGTTCGCCTCCGAGCTGGACGATGCCCAGCCCGCCGCGTTGTCGCTGATCGGCCGTCGCCACGTGCGCAGCAATAACTCGTGGATGCACAACTCGCAGCGGCTGGTGAAGGGCCCGGTGCGCAACCACCTGCTGATGCACCCGGACGATCTCGCCGCCCATGGCCTTGCCGATGGCGCGATGGTGCGCGTGGCGTCGAGAGTCGGTGCCGTCGACGTCATTGTCGAAGCCAGCGACACGATGCTGCCCGGTGTCGTCAGCCTGCCGCATGGCTGGGGCCATGATCGCAGCGGCACGCGCATCGGCATCGCCGAAGCCCATGCCGGCGTCAGCCCGAACGATCTGACCGATGAGCTGCGGCTCGATACGGTCTGCGGCAACGCTGCCCTCAATGGCGTGCCGGTGACGGTGATCGCCGCCTGA
- a CDS encoding class IV adenylate cyclase: MFNLEAKFRLPDHAAAQAAAIAIGYQPEAVLTQRDTFFVVASGKLKLREEARDGFQHAYLIGYGRVEREGLQLSEYQMVPAPDPEAMRSLLAGTLGVLATVAKRRTLLLCRNVRLHLDEVDGLGTYGEIEAVVPEGADPEAERAFVDATLAALGVSRAELIEGSYFELARA, from the coding sequence ATGTTCAATCTCGAAGCGAAATTCCGGCTGCCTGATCACGCCGCCGCGCAAGCTGCAGCGATCGCGATCGGCTACCAGCCGGAAGCCGTGCTCACGCAGCGCGATACCTTTTTCGTCGTCGCCAGCGGCAAGCTCAAGCTGCGCGAGGAAGCGCGGGATGGCTTCCAACATGCCTACTTGATCGGCTACGGCCGGGTCGAGCGCGAGGGCCTGCAGCTCAGCGAATACCAGATGGTGCCGGCGCCTGATCCGGAAGCGATGCGCAGCCTGCTCGCCGGCACGCTTGGCGTGCTGGCCACTGTCGCCAAGCGGCGCACGCTGTTGCTATGCCGCAACGTGCGCCTGCATCTCGATGAGGTCGACGGTCTCGGCACTTATGGCGAGATCGAAGCCGTGGTGCCGGAAGGCGCTGATCCGGAAGCCGAGCGCGCGTTCGTCGACGCCACGCTGGCGGCGCTGGGCGTTTCACGCGCCGAGCTGATCGAGGGTTCCTATTTCGAGCTGGCGCGCGCATGA
- a CDS encoding ABC transporter permease, whose amino-acid sequence MKDSLRRIAAAAWARSLEFVRDRSSLGWNLVFPILMVIGLAFVFSGPGQPLFKVAVIAPAEAKLDASLHPFLDTPQVQFYREDSRDLALPKVQRHRIDLLIDFTATPPAYWVNEQSPKGALLERLIAGSGGAALQREVTTGKSIRYVDWVAPGVLGMNMMFACLFGIGYVIVRYRKNGYLKRLNATPLRAFEFLLAQLLSRLALILIVNILVFGACRLLLGLRMEGSYLDLLVVVTLGAFSMIAMGLVVSARLASEELAGGILNVISTPMMVVCGVFFSMDGAPRALQIAADFFPLTHLLNAARSIMLDGTGLAQLGYPLGMMALMSAVFLGLGAVLFKWRQD is encoded by the coding sequence ATGAAAGACTCTCTGCGCCGTATCGCCGCCGCCGCCTGGGCGCGCAGCCTCGAATTCGTCCGCGATCGTTCCTCGCTCGGCTGGAACCTGGTGTTCCCGATCCTGATGGTGATCGGCCTGGCCTTCGTGTTCTCCGGACCCGGCCAGCCGCTGTTCAAGGTCGCGGTGATTGCTCCTGCCGAGGCCAAGCTCGATGCCAGCCTGCATCCCTTCCTCGACACGCCGCAGGTGCAGTTCTATCGCGAGGACAGCCGTGACTTGGCACTGCCGAAGGTGCAGCGACATCGCATCGATCTGCTGATCGATTTCACCGCCACGCCACCGGCCTACTGGGTCAACGAGCAGTCACCGAAAGGCGCCCTGCTGGAACGCCTGATCGCCGGCAGCGGCGGCGCGGCATTGCAACGTGAAGTGACCACCGGCAAGTCGATCCGCTATGTCGACTGGGTGGCGCCGGGCGTGCTCGGCATGAACATGATGTTCGCCTGCCTGTTCGGCATCGGCTATGTGATCGTCCGCTATCGCAAGAACGGCTATCTGAAGCGGCTCAACGCCACGCCGCTGCGCGCCTTCGAGTTCCTGCTGGCACAGCTGCTGTCGCGTCTGGCGCTGATCCTGATCGTCAACATACTGGTCTTCGGCGCCTGCCGCCTGCTGCTCGGCCTGCGCATGGAAGGCTCGTATCTGGACCTGCTGGTGGTCGTCACCCTCGGCGCCTTCTCGATGATCGCGATGGGCCTGGTGGTTTCGGCAAGGCTCGCCAGCGAGGAACTGGCCGGCGGCATCCTCAACGTGATCTCGACGCCGATGATGGTCGTCTGCGGCGTGTTCTTCTCGATGGACGGCGCCCCACGCGCGCTGCAGATCGCCGCCGATTTCTTCCCGCTGACCCATCTGCTCAACGCCGCGCGGTCGATCATGCTCGATGGCACCGGGCTGGCGCAACTCGGCTATCCGCTCGGGATGATGGCGCTGATGAGTGCGGTGTTTCTCGGCTTGGGCGCCGTGCTGTTCAAGTGGCGGCAGGATTGA
- a CDS encoding 16S rRNA (uracil(1498)-N(3))-methyltransferase, with product MTRIHIPVPLTVGASLDLPDEAARHVAQVLRMKIGEPLTLFNGNGGEYAATITATGRRDVSVNVESFDPVDRESRLDITLAQCVSKGERMDYTVQKAVELGVTRILPLLSERSVVKLDAERWDKKLEHWRGIAVSACEQSGRTSLPAVLPVQKLDGWLASSDRALRLVLAPTESVSLRSLAAASNIALLIGPEGGLSDNEIAAARRAGCVGIGLGPRVLRTETAGVAALAALQLLWGDLG from the coding sequence ATGACCCGCATCCACATTCCCGTGCCGCTGACCGTCGGCGCCAGCCTCGATCTGCCCGATGAGGCCGCGCGCCACGTCGCCCAGGTGCTGCGCATGAAGATCGGCGAGCCGCTGACCCTGTTCAACGGCAATGGCGGCGAGTACGCGGCAACGATCACGGCGACCGGCCGGCGCGATGTCTCGGTCAATGTCGAGAGCTTCGATCCGGTCGATCGCGAATCGCGGCTCGACATCACCCTGGCGCAGTGCGTGTCGAAAGGCGAGCGCATGGACTACACGGTGCAGAAGGCGGTCGAGCTGGGCGTGACTCGCATCCTGCCGCTGCTGTCCGAGCGCAGCGTGGTCAAGCTCGATGCCGAGCGCTGGGACAAGAAGCTGGAGCACTGGCGCGGCATCGCCGTTTCGGCCTGCGAGCAGAGCGGCCGCACCTCGCTGCCGGCAGTGCTGCCGGTGCAGAAGCTCGATGGCTGGCTGGCGAGCAGCGATCGAGCACTGCGCCTGGTGCTGGCGCCGACCGAATCGGTATCGCTGCGCAGCTTGGCCGCAGCTTCGAACATCGCGCTGCTGATCGGCCCTGAAGGTGGGCTATCGGACAACGAGATCGCCGCCGCACGCCGAGCCGGCTGCGTCGGCATCGGTCTCGGGCCGCGGGTGTTGCGGACCGAGACGGCGGGTGTTGCGGCGCTTGCGGCCTTGCAGCTGCTATGGGGAGACCTCGGATAA
- a CDS encoding aminopeptidase, which translates to MRHCLLLIATVLLSGCSTLDYYAHMAKGQFELLCSRQPIAKLIADPATDDKLKAKLKLALEARAFASDTLGLPRNGSYTSYADLGRPWVLQNLFATPEFSLDAVEHCFPIAGCVAYRGYYDEVRLKAEAERLKAQGNEVYIGQVPAYSTLGWFDDPVLNTMLRWDDDDLAGTVFHELAHQKLYLQGDTRFNESFASFVEQQGLKQWRAARHQAAESSIRSERADQFAALILVTRERLQKLYASGIAEAEMRSAKQAEFERLRADYRQLRDGPWQGYAGYDGWIDGELNNAKLLPFGLYHQWLPGFAKLFDEAGGDWPRFYAAAKKLADGEPAQRAATLEVPEISATP; encoded by the coding sequence ATGAGGCATTGCCTGCTGCTGATCGCCACCGTGCTGCTGTCCGGCTGCTCGACGCTGGACTACTACGCCCACATGGCCAAAGGCCAGTTCGAGCTGCTGTGCAGCCGGCAGCCGATCGCCAAGCTGATCGCCGATCCGGCGACCGACGACAAGCTCAAGGCCAAGCTCAAGCTGGCGCTGGAAGCACGCGCCTTTGCCTCCGACACGCTCGGCCTGCCGCGCAACGGCAGCTACACGAGCTACGCCGATCTCGGCCGTCCCTGGGTGCTGCAGAACCTGTTCGCGACGCCGGAGTTTTCGCTGGACGCCGTCGAGCACTGCTTCCCGATTGCCGGCTGCGTCGCCTATCGCGGCTATTACGACGAGGTTCGTCTCAAAGCCGAAGCCGAGCGGCTGAAGGCGCAGGGCAACGAGGTCTACATCGGCCAGGTGCCGGCGTACTCCACGCTTGGCTGGTTCGACGATCCGGTGCTCAACACCATGCTGCGCTGGGACGACGACGATCTCGCCGGCACTGTCTTTCACGAGCTGGCGCACCAGAAGCTGTATCTGCAGGGTGATACCCGCTTCAACGAATCCTTCGCCAGCTTCGTCGAGCAGCAAGGGCTCAAGCAATGGCGTGCGGCGCGTCATCAAGCCGCTGAAAGCAGCATTCGCAGCGAGCGGGCCGACCAGTTCGCAGCCCTGATCCTCGTGACTCGCGAGCGCCTTCAGAAGCTCTATGCCAGCGGTATCGCCGAAGCCGAGATGCGCAGCGCGAAGCAGGCCGAGTTCGAGCGGCTGCGCGCTGACTACCGCCAGCTGCGCGATGGTCCCTGGCAGGGCTATGCCGGTTACGACGGCTGGATCGACGGTGAATTGAACAACGCCAAGCTGTTGCCGTTCGGGCTCTATCATCAGTGGCTGCCGGGCTTCGCGAAGCTGTTCGACGAAGCGGGTGGCGACTGGCCACGCTTCTACGCGGCGGCGAAAAAACTGGCCGATGGCGAGCCGGCGCAGCGAGCCGCCACACTCGAAGTTCCTGAAATCTCCGCAACGCCATGA
- a CDS encoding DUF2442 domain-containing protein, whose protein sequence is MKSAMLGISTSAAEVTNISRHGFWMLLGDEELFLPFDEFPWFKAASVAAITEVEWPSPEHLYWPVLDVDLSVASIRHPERFPLKSRI, encoded by the coding sequence ATGAAATCAGCAATGCTTGGCATCAGCACTTCGGCGGCTGAAGTCACCAACATCTCGCGCCACGGCTTCTGGATGCTGCTCGGCGATGAGGAACTGTTCCTGCCGTTCGATGAATTTCCGTGGTTCAAGGCTGCGAGCGTCGCCGCGATTACCGAGGTGGAGTGGCCGTCGCCCGAACACCTTTACTGGCCGGTACTGGACGTCGACCTTTCCGTCGCGTCGATCCGCCATCCCGAGCGCTTCCCGCTCAAGTCCCGAATCTGA
- a CDS encoding ABC transporter ATP-binding protein: MEYETALEVRELVKHFKQVKAVNGLSFDVKTGTCFGLLGPNGAGKSTTIEMCEGLLTPTSGSIRYRGEPLGPRYRERVGIQFQSTALQDHLTVIENLRFFSALYPVRRSLDELIALCRLEDFLDRDSRKLSGGQRQRLLLAIALVNDPELLFLDEPTTGLDPQARRNFWDLVRDIKAAGRTIVLTTHYMEEAYLLCDEIVIVDAGQIIARGVPSQLLAEHFNDSVLEVPAAEASKLAGSTLAGTPKGDTLEIQTPDVNAAVATLLAAGVSLAQLRIRPRTLEDLFIELTGRGLRE, from the coding sequence ATGGAATACGAAACAGCGCTCGAAGTGCGCGAACTGGTCAAGCACTTCAAACAGGTGAAGGCGGTCAACGGCCTGAGCTTCGACGTCAAGACCGGCACCTGCTTCGGTCTGCTCGGCCCGAACGGGGCCGGCAAGAGCACGACGATCGAGATGTGCGAAGGCCTGCTGACGCCGACTTCCGGCAGCATCCGCTACCGCGGCGAGCCGCTCGGGCCGCGTTATCGCGAGCGGGTCGGCATCCAGTTCCAGTCGACCGCGCTGCAGGACCACCTGACGGTGATCGAGAACCTGCGCTTCTTCAGCGCGCTGTATCCGGTACGCCGCTCGCTCGATGAGCTGATCGCGTTGTGCCGGCTCGAGGATTTCCTTGATCGCGACAGCCGCAAGCTCAGCGGCGGCCAGCGGCAACGATTGTTACTGGCAATCGCCCTGGTCAACGATCCGGAGCTGCTGTTTCTCGACGAACCGACCACCGGCCTCGATCCGCAGGCACGGCGCAATTTCTGGGATCTGGTCCGCGACATCAAGGCCGCCGGCCGCACCATCGTGCTGACCACCCACTACATGGAAGAGGCCTATCTGCTCTGCGACGAGATCGTCATCGTCGACGCCGGCCAGATCATCGCCCGCGGCGTGCCGAGCCAGCTGCTCGCCGAACACTTCAACGATTCAGTCCTCGAAGTCCCGGCCGCCGAAGCCTCGAAACTGGCTGGCAGCACGCTGGCCGGCACGCCGAAAGGCGACACCCTGGAAATCCAGACGCCGGACGTCAACGCTGCTGTCGCCACGTTGCTTGCCGCTGGCGTATCGCTGGCGCAACTGCGTATCCGGCCGCGAACCCTGGAAGACCTGTTCATCGAACTCACTGGCCGGGGGCTGCGGGAATGA
- a CDS encoding S41 family peptidase, whose product MRHKTAATAATLLLLAACGGGGSTGGGDDGGGLGPDASLWQQRTAASDRYTGFCAAPRSGNDPYNDNLPYPDRQGSIDDEKLWLRTYMHEVYLWNDEIPDARASRYTAAAYGSVPAALDAYLYALTTPKVTASGKFKDAYSFTYPTDQWNALSQLGVGIGYGMEVALLASTPPRSAIVVYTDVGTPAFSQGIARGAEVLAVDGVDWVNDNTRAGVDTLYAGLFPATAGEVHRFTLRDRNGGIRDVFLQSLALNSVPVERVQTFDTPAGRVGYLVFKEHYATAEGELAAALTRFRDAGITDLVLDMRYNGGGYLDIASELAFMVAGQTRSNGRVFEQLRFNTTNPLARSPDSTVAFHATSQGFDPSLDSGKALPELSLSRVFVLAGRGTCSASEALINGLRGIGVQAVLIGGTTCGKPYGFYAQENCGLSYFAIEFSGANDQGFSDFADGFAPDCRVSDDYGHELGDPNEALLATALNWQQTGTCGTSSATRAAAVQRPASEVSQLLRSPLHENAWRRSPR is encoded by the coding sequence ATGCGCCACAAAACAGCGGCAACGGCCGCAACGCTGCTCTTGCTCGCTGCCTGCGGTGGTGGCGGTAGTACTGGCGGTGGCGACGATGGCGGTGGTCTTGGCCCGGACGCCTCGCTGTGGCAGCAGCGCACCGCTGCCTCGGACCGCTACACAGGGTTCTGCGCGGCACCGCGCAGTGGCAACGATCCCTATAACGACAACCTGCCCTATCCCGATCGCCAAGGCTCGATCGACGACGAGAAGCTCTGGCTCAGGACCTACATGCACGAGGTCTACCTGTGGAACGACGAGATCCCGGACGCCAGAGCCTCGCGTTACACAGCTGCCGCCTACGGCAGCGTGCCGGCCGCGCTCGATGCCTACCTGTATGCCCTGACGACTCCCAAGGTCACGGCCTCCGGCAAATTCAAGGACGCCTACAGCTTCACCTACCCCACCGACCAGTGGAACGCGTTGTCGCAGTTGGGCGTGGGAATCGGCTACGGCATGGAAGTGGCACTGCTGGCGAGCACCCCACCGCGCAGCGCCATCGTGGTCTACACCGACGTCGGCACGCCGGCTTTCTCTCAGGGGATCGCGCGCGGTGCCGAAGTGCTGGCGGTCGACGGCGTCGACTGGGTCAACGACAACACCCGCGCTGGCGTCGACACCCTCTACGCCGGCCTGTTTCCAGCCACGGCGGGTGAAGTCCACAGGTTTACCCTGCGCGACCGCAACGGCGGGATCCGCGATGTCTTCCTGCAGTCCTTGGCGCTGAACAGTGTGCCGGTGGAGCGGGTTCAGACCTTTGACACGCCGGCAGGACGCGTCGGCTACCTGGTCTTCAAGGAGCATTACGCCACCGCCGAGGGCGAGCTGGCGGCCGCGCTCACGCGGTTTCGCGACGCCGGCATCACCGACCTGGTGCTGGACATGCGCTACAACGGCGGCGGCTACCTCGACATCGCCAGCGAACTCGCCTTCATGGTCGCCGGCCAGACGCGCAGCAATGGTCGCGTCTTCGAGCAGCTGCGCTTCAACACCACCAACCCGCTGGCCAGATCACCCGATTCCACCGTCGCCTTCCATGCCACCTCGCAGGGTTTCGACCCAAGCCTGGATTCGGGCAAGGCCCTGCCGGAACTGAGCCTCTCACGCGTCTTCGTGCTTGCGGGGCGCGGCACCTGCTCGGCCAGCGAAGCGCTGATCAACGGCCTGCGCGGCATCGGCGTACAGGCAGTGCTGATCGGCGGCACCACCTGCGGCAAACCTTATGGCTTCTACGCGCAGGAAAACTGCGGACTGTCGTACTTCGCCATCGAGTTCTCCGGCGCCAACGACCAAGGCTTCAGCGACTTCGCCGATGGTTTCGCGCCGGACTGCAGAGTGAGCGATGACTACGGGCACGAACTCGGCGATCCCAACGAGGCCCTGCTTGCCACCGCACTGAACTGGCAGCAGACCGGTACTTGCGGGACGAGCAGCGCGACGAGGGCCGCGGCGGTGCAGCGTCCCGCATCCGAGGTCTCGCAACTGCTGCGCAGTCCGCTGCACGAGAACGCCTGGAGACGCTCGCCGCGTTGA
- a CDS encoding DUF4160 domain-containing protein, producing the protein MSPTLFRQKGFRFYFFSREESRLHVHVQADEGEAKFWLQPRIELAQNHGLSAQALREVQRMIEERSDEISNAWHQHFGG; encoded by the coding sequence ATGAGTCCAACGCTGTTCAGGCAGAAAGGCTTCCGTTTCTACTTCTTCTCCCGTGAGGAATCGCGCCTGCATGTCCATGTGCAGGCTGATGAGGGCGAAGCGAAATTCTGGTTGCAGCCGCGCATCGAGCTGGCCCAGAACCACGGCTTGTCGGCGCAGGCTTTGCGCGAAGTGCAGCGCATGATCGAGGAGCGCAGCGATGAAATCAGCAATGCTTGGCATCAGCACTTCGGCGGCTGA